A region from the Aeromicrobium choanae genome encodes:
- a CDS encoding TFIIB-type zinc ribbon-containing protein — translation MKCPNDSTTLVMSERSGVEIDYCPECRGVWLDRGELDKIIDRAESEASRSVPPAPAAAPPRDDRYASRPSYDDRDRRYDDRRYSGKKKSHWLGELFD, via the coding sequence ATGAAGTGCCCCAATGACTCGACGACCCTGGTGATGAGCGAGCGCTCCGGCGTGGAGATCGACTACTGCCCCGAGTGCCGGGGCGTGTGGCTCGACCGCGGCGAGCTCGACAAGATCATCGATCGCGCCGAGTCCGAGGCGTCTCGCTCGGTCCCGCCCGCGCCCGCGGCCGCCCCGCCGCGGGACGATCGCTACGCGTCGCGCCCCAGCTACGACGACCGCGACCGTCGTTACGACGACCGTCGCTACAGCGGCAAGAAGAAGAGCCACTGGCTGGGCGAGCTGTTCGACTGA
- a CDS encoding VOC family protein, with protein sequence MPIKLENVAIAVRDLDATIAFFTDLGLTVLGRDTVSGEWTDTAVGLDGNHAKIAMLQTPDGHGHLELFEYIHPDAIETEPTRPNEIGMHRVAFSVDDPDESLEIAARHGCHPLRGVATYEDIYRLTYVRGPSGIIVMLAQELKPSGS encoded by the coding sequence ATGCCCATCAAACTCGAGAACGTCGCCATCGCGGTCCGCGACCTCGACGCCACGATCGCCTTCTTCACCGATCTGGGGCTCACCGTCCTGGGGCGCGACACGGTCAGCGGGGAATGGACCGACACCGCCGTCGGGCTCGACGGCAACCACGCGAAGATCGCCATGCTCCAGACGCCTGACGGCCACGGCCACCTGGAGCTCTTCGAGTACATCCACCCCGACGCGATCGAGACCGAGCCGACCCGCCCGAACGAGATCGGCATGCACCGGGTGGCCTTCTCGGTCGACGACCCCGACGAGTCCCTCGAGATCGCCGCGCGCCACGGCTGTCATCCGCTGCGCGGCGTGGCGACCTACGAGGACATCTACCGGCTCACGTACGTCCGCGGGCCCAGCGGCATCATCGTGATGCTCGCGCAGGAGCTGAAGCCCTCAGGCTCCTGA
- a CDS encoding GNAT family N-acetyltransferase, protein MSDEYELLAGVPDESAYLHLRRASGLSPKSPEQARAALAGGWAACHVRHVPSGRTVAMGRVIGDGGWYFHVVDMAVLPEHQRRGLGDRVLTHLLDVIRRDAPPGAYVSLMADPPGRRLYERHGFVDSAPHSVGMVLPSDA, encoded by the coding sequence GTGAGCGACGAGTACGAGCTGCTGGCCGGCGTGCCGGACGAGTCCGCCTACCTGCACCTCCGCCGGGCCTCCGGCCTGTCGCCCAAGTCGCCGGAGCAGGCACGGGCGGCGCTCGCCGGCGGCTGGGCCGCCTGCCACGTGCGGCACGTCCCGAGCGGCCGGACCGTGGCGATGGGCCGGGTCATCGGCGACGGCGGCTGGTACTTCCACGTCGTCGACATGGCGGTGCTGCCCGAGCACCAGCGACGCGGCCTGGGCGATCGCGTCCTCACCCACCTGCTGGACGTGATCCGCCGCGACGCCCCGCCCGGTGCCTACGTGTCGCTGATGGCCGATCCGCCGGGACGGCGACTCTACGAGCGGCACGGCTTCGTCGACAGCGCGCCGCACTCCGTGGGGATGGTCCTGCCGTCCGACGCCTGA